In Limanda limanda chromosome 23, fLimLim1.1, whole genome shotgun sequence, a genomic segment contains:
- the LOC132996566 gene encoding histone H3, producing the protein MARTKQTARKSTGGKAPRKQLATKAARKSAPATGGVKKPHRYRPGTVALREIRRYQKSTELLIRKLPFQRLVREIAQDFKTDLRFQSSAVMALQEASEAYLVGLFEDTNLCAIHAKRVTIMPKDIQLARRIRGERA; encoded by the coding sequence ATGGCAAGAACCAAGCAGAccgctcgtaaatccaccggaggcaaagcccccaggaagcagctggccaCCAAGGCTGCGCGCAAGAGCGCCCCGGccaccggcggcgtgaagaagcctcaccgttacaggcccggtaccgtggctctgagagagatccgtcgctaccagaaatctacggagctgctgatccgcaagctgcccttccagcgcctggtgagagaaatcgCTCAGGATttcaagaccgacctgcgcttccagagctccgctgtcatggctctgcaggaggccagcgaggcttACCTGGTCGGCCTGTTTGAGGACACCAACCTGTGCGCCATCCACGCCAAGAGGGTAACCATCATGCCcaaggacatccagctggcccgccgcatccgCGGAGAGAGAgcttaa
- the LOC132996569 gene encoding histone H2B, which produces MPEPAKPAPKKGSKKAVAKAPGKGGKKRRKSRKESYAIYVYKVLKQVHPDTGISSKAMGIMNSFVSDIFERIAGEASRLAHYNKRSTITSREIQTAVRLLLPGELAKHAVSEGTKAVTKYTSSK; this is translated from the coding sequence ATGCCTGAACCAGCGAAGCCTGCGCCCAAGAAGGGCTCCAAGAAAGCGGTGGCGAAGGCCCCCGGTAAGGgcggaaagaagaggaggaagtccaGGAAGGAGAGCTACGCCATCTACGTGTACAAGGTGCTGAAGCAGGTCCACCCCGACACTGGGATCTCGTCCAAGGCCATGGGCATCATGAACTCCTTCGTGAGCGACATCTTCGAGCGCATCGCCGGTGAGGCCTCTCGTCTGGCTCATTACAACAAGCGCTCCACCATCACCTCCAGGGAGATTCAGACCGCCGTCCGTCTGCTGCTGCCCGGGGAGCTGGCCAAACACGCCGTGTCTGAGGGCACCAAGGCCGTGACCAAGTACACCAGCTCCAAGTAA
- the LOC132996572 gene encoding histone H4, producing the protein MSGRGKGGKGLGKGGAKRHRKVLRDNIQGITKPAIRRLARRGGVKRISGLIYEETRGVLKVFLENVIRDAVTYTEHAKRKTVTAMDVVYALKRQGRTLYGFGG; encoded by the coding sequence ATGTCTGGAcgaggaaagggaggaaaaggTCTCGGGAAAGGCGGCGCAAAGCGTCATCGAAAAGTTCTCCGTGATAACATCCAGGGAATTACCAAGCCCGCTATCCGCCGCCTGGCTCGCCGTGGCGGAGTGAAGCGTATCTCCGGTCTGATCTACGAGGAGACCCGCGGCGTGTTGAAGGTTTTCCTGGAGAACGTGATCCGCGATGCTGTCACCTACACCGAGCACGCCAAGAGGAAGACCGTGACCGCCATGGACGTGGTGTATGCTCTGAAGAGACAGGGCCGCACTCTGTACGGCTTCGGCGGATAA
- the LOC132996570 gene encoding histone H1-like encodes MAEVAPAPAPAAAAAKVKAVKKKVVKAKPAGPSVSELIVKAVSASKERSGASVSALKKALAAGGYDVEKNNSRVNTTIKKLVVSGTLVQTKGTGATGSFKMSKKVETKVHKPVKKAAPKAKKPAAKKPAVAKKPKAAAAKKPAAAKKSPKKVTKPAAAKKVAKSPKKVAKSPKKVAKSPKKVVKKAPAAKKAPAKKVAKPKAKKTAAKKK; translated from the coding sequence ATGGCAGAagtcgctccagctccagctccagccgccgccgccgccaagGTTAAAGCGGTCAAGAAGAAGGTCGTGAAAGCGAAGCCCGCTGGCCCCAGCGTCAGTGAGCTCATCGTGAAAGCCGTGTCCGCGTCCAAGGAGCGCAGTGGCGCGTCAGTGTCCGCCCTCAAGAAGGCTCTGGCTGCCGGAGGTTACGATGTGGAGAAGAACAATTCCCGCGTCAACACCACCATCAAGAAGCTGGTGGTCAGCGGGACCCTGGTCCAGACCAAGGGAACCGGGGCCACAGGCTCGTTCAAGATGAGCAAGAAGGTGGAGACCAAGGTCCATAAGCCGGTGAAGAAGGCCGCTCCCAAAGCGAAGAAGCCCGCCGCCAAGAAACCTGCAGTGGCTAAAAAGCCCAAGGCAGCGGCAGCAAAGAAGCCAGCAGCCGCCAAAAAGTCCCCGAAGAAGGTGACGAAACCAGCAGCGGCCAAGAAGGTGGCCAAGAGCCCTAAGAAGGTGGCGAAGAGCCCCAAGAAAGTGGCAAAGAGCCCCAAGAAGGTGGTGAAAAAGGCGCCTGCTGCCAAGAAAGCCCCCGCGAAGAAGGTCGCCAAACCCAAAGCGAAGAAGACCGCAGCCAAGAAGAAGTGA